TATTGCAGGGTTCAGAGGGCGAGCCAGAGTTCAACGTGGAGATTGCGTCGTCTCCTCCAATAATGAAGGATGTTTCAGAAGTTGGCATTGAGTTGCATCCTTTGTCCGTGAAGGCTTTCTTTTCGCTCCCTGTAGCTGACCCCGACAAGCTACTTGGTAAAGGTGCTGGCAATGAACTCAAGAAAGTGGCTGGGGAGATAGGTAAGAAGTATACTGACCTCAAGAAGGGTTTTAGGAGCTTGTATGATGAGCTTCAAGTGGCTTTCAACGCTGTGAGGTACAATGTTCCACTCGCCTTTTACACTCCTGAGGTTCTGGTGCTGAACCTGGACGCAGATGAAGTTGAGGTGGGTATGATTGAGTTTGTGAAGGAGCTTTTGAAGCCGCTCGACGAAAACGAGGTCGTGAAAAGAATCCCCTTAAGCTTTAGGGCAATTTTAAACGTTTTTTACGCGATAGCGCTCTACAGGGGGTTCCAAAAGTTTATGAGAAGTCTCAGTGAGCCGAGCATCGAGGAGATCCGTAGAGTGTTCCTGCAACTGTACAAGAAGGAGAGCGTCGGAGCAGCGGTTAACGAGTACTTCCTGGACAACGAGCTACGCAAGATAGAGGAGCTAAAGGAGAAGATAAGTGGGAAGGTGCGCCTTCTAGACCTCTATAGTGCCGGATGCACAGCGGAGGGAGTGCTTAGCGGCAGCTCGGATATTAAGAGGAACTTTTTCGCCCACAGTGGATTGCTAAAGGAGTGTACTGAGGTTGAACTTAAAAACGGCAAGATATACTTGAGCTGGACGAAGGATAGAGTTGGAGAGATAAAGAAGTGGCTGAAGAAACCGTAGGTTGGTTTGTAAAGCTAAGGCTGGCGATGACTAAACATGAGGCTTGTGGTTGGCGAAGTGGGCCTTAGTTGAAATCCCACGAGCTCTGGTGGAAGATGGTTTCCTCCTGAGGGACGCCGATGCGTGTTTAAGAGGGACATTTAAAAAAGGGTTTCCGTTCCCCCTCCTCAGGTACAGCTTTATGTTTCGTTTCGATGCCAGCTTTTTCAGTTTCCTATCAAAGGTTGCCGGGGGTAGCTTGCCTAAGGAGGCGGTATTAAAGGATCGATGCATCGTTGAAGTGTGATGTGGGAGGCCCACGGTGTGCTTCGCCTCGTCATGAAGGTCGAGGTCTTCAAAGATGTCATATTGGGATGCTTGCGACTATTACCACGCGCATCCGCTCATTCCCTTCCTCTACCGACCGCTCTATTTCTTCAGGACTTAGCTTCCTTCTGAGCCTTAGCGTCCTCCTTTTCTCGTTCAGCTTCCTTATCAAGATCCCGTCCACCTCGACCTCGAGCATTCCACCCTCTTTTATCTCGAGGGATTTCGTGACGGAAGCCGGAACCGCAATCTAATAGTTGCAAGCAACCTTCGTCACCAGCACAATATTTACTTCCCTCACACTATTGAAGAAACCTTTAGAATAAAGTTCGACGTAGGATCTTCTTTTTCCTTGATTTTTCTTATTTCTCCAGAGATGATGTAGAGGGAGCTGGTTAGAGAAGCTCCACAGCAATTTAACATGCTGGGCTGACGATGACCGAGTTCGTCCTCGCCAGCAAGCTTCATGAAGGCAGGTTCGCA
This window of the Candidatus Jordarchaeales archaeon genome carries:
- a CDS encoding TM1812 family CRISPR-associated protein, with product MGGIVVIVQVSGDPDRYSSVRYVLGDRFEEACYSSEALRRFLGDDVLLLVPESLAANIDDFREKVRKKGLNEFKLHVIPAVGEYLVDGSRKRFLTNFDDVAVAIFLHFLMEKPDRLIVDISTGHNVYTVAMVEAARGYATYRKLEDILQGSEGEPEFNVEIASSPPIMKDVSEVGIELHPLSVKAFFSLPVADPDKLLGKGAGNELKKVAGEIGKKYTDLKKGFRSLYDELQVAFNAVRYNVPLAFYTPEVLVLNLDADEVEVGMIEFVKELLKPLDENEVVKRIPLSFRAILNVFYAIALYRGFQKFMRSLSEPSIEEIRRVFLQLYKKESVGAAVNEYFLDNELRKIEELKEKISGKVRLLDLYSAGCTAEGVLSGSSDIKRNFFAHSGLLKECTEVELKNGKIYLSWTKDRVGEIKKWLKKP